Proteins encoded within one genomic window of Brassica napus cultivar Da-Ae unplaced genomic scaffold, Da-Ae ScsIHWf_2397;HRSCAF=3098, whole genome shotgun sequence:
- the LOC125600817 gene encoding S-protein homolog 13-like, translating to MGRNQTWWFFMAAIVVATLLPSPTKAGRLELKNEISGVSGVRKSRLSVRCWSNENDLGWDVIKPMKSRVWKFTTMNMWPFQKTEFRCQFRSGFGTTSQDVVTVFSVQSGFRRECGDGRDECIWVSKRDGFYQRRVVRDEGSRKEFVDVLKSKWVWKW from the coding sequence ATGGGGAGAAACCAAACCTGGTGGTTCTTCATGGCGGCTATTGTGGTCGCAACATTGTTACCATCACCAACCAAGGCTGGTCGTCTAGAGCTAAAGAACGAAATCTCAGGGGTGTCTGGTGTCAGGAAATCGAGGCTGTCCGTGCGGTGCTGGTCGAACGAGAACGACCTCGGGTGGGACGTGATAAAGCCAATGAAGTCACGGGTGTGGAAGTTCACGACAATGAACATGTGGCCGTTCCAGAAAACTGAGTTCAGGTGCCAGTTTCGTAGCGGGTTTGGAACTACGAGCCAAGACGTTGTGACAGTGTTCTCTGTCCAGAGCGGGTTTCGGAGAGAGTGTGGAGATGGACGCGATGAGTGCATTTGGGTATCGAAGAGAGATGGGTTCTATCAAAGAAGGGTCGTAAGGGACGAGGGTAGCCGTAAGGAATTCGTAGATGTCCTCAAAAGCAAATGGGTTTGGAAATGGTGA
- the LOC125600815 gene encoding uncharacterized protein LOC125600815, whose amino-acid sequence MTFNSDRFIKTLAWFLVVHFTAFSYAGRSHFVTTELNIRNEMQGLKRPEIVYFCQALNSGLEYGWRRAKKPPLGHTLHVLLEGGQKLEEEIHRCHFRSVRGTADVDIRMTAIDAEMCNDKKACAVHEVTPEGIIFDGKEWDFEERYPRLIPRRYLEAKWKPWPRRSDRVAQGSPRRRGGSQ is encoded by the coding sequence ATGACGTTTAACAGTGATAGGTTTATAAAAACCCTAGCGTGGTTCCTTGTGGTGCACTTCACCGCATTCTCCTACGCCGGGAGGTCACATTTCGTCACAACGGAGCTAAACATCCGTAATGAAATGCAAGGCTTGAAACGTCCAGAGATCGTTTACTTCTGTCAAGCTTTAAACAGTGGCCTTGAATACGGATGGAGACGAGCCAAGAAGCCACCATTGGGCCATACCCTCCATGTACTCTTGGAAGGTggccagaagctagaggaggagATTCACCGCTGCCATTTCAGGTCCGTGCGCGGTACAGCGGACGTAGATATTCGTATGACCGCGATAGATGCCGAGATGTGTAATGATAAAAAGGCATGTGCAGTTCATGAGGTTACACCTGAAGGGATAATTTTTGATGGTAAGGAATGGGATTTTGAGGAGAGGTATCCACGGCTGATACCGAGGAGATACCTTGAAGCTAAGTGGAAACCTTGGCCAAGACGCAGCGACCGTGTGGCCCAGGGAAGCCCACGTAGGCGCGGGGGTTCACAATGA
- the LOC125600816 gene encoding uncharacterized protein LOC125600816, whose translation MGNKLIFGALLCLCLVIQATSHVENPLINHYADYEAVHPSEYYSSDFELKDGTNVIFEAINELKGIKKPKAGFQCSIGRKHWTRSLPGDVFFAKFFFYCVNPNAKVVNRCHFRSSLGYVNLDIEITPALGSRCPGYRCVLAIRREGLLMKDTNELFPWTPWPHRHTQPKLPKMINK comes from the coding sequence atgggaaacaaactgatttttgGAGCCCTATTATGTCTGTGCCTTGTGATACAAGCCACCAGCCACGTTGAGAATCCTCTGATAAACCATTACGCTGATTACGAAGCGGTTCATCCCAGCGAATACTACAGCTCCGACTTCGAACTCAAAGACGGAACCAACGTGATCTTCGAAGCTATCAACGAGCTGAAAGGGATCAAGAAACCAAAAGCAGGGTTCCAGTGCAGCATTGGTCGGAAACACTGGACTAGGTCTCTTCCTGGAGACGTGTTTTTCGCCAAGTTCTTCTTTTACTGTGTTAACCCGAACGCAAAGGTTGTTAACCGGTGCCATTTCCGGTCTAGTTTGGGTTATGTTAATCTTGATATTGAGATAACTCCTGCGCTTGGAAGTCGATGTCCTGGTTATAGATGTGTTCTAGCGATAAGGCGTGAAGGTCTTTTAATGAAAGATACTAATGAGCTTTTTCCTTGGACTCCTTGGCCTCATCGCCACACTCAACCTAAGTTGCCCAAGATGATCAACAAGTGA
- the LOC106378973 gene encoding U-box domain-containing protein 51-like — MAPPYSSDDSHSPVNSTVIAIDKEKHSHYAVRWAVDHLANTIHNPLIILLHVRLKSSNYGGNGASDDLNQLFIPYRGYCARKGISMSEAVIDDSDVAKAILEYVNSNLVNNLVLGASAKNTYTFARSLMFSKHHDVQGAIMKSIPDFCSVYVISKGKVQSSRPAQRPITNTLAPPRVPSSGFLIQSLSDSEQDPVPTGQRSARRKPTEIYPHNRTPTNPTQERHKAPINGSMDFNNAFTQVAFQRNPTIQSSFSDESEGGMRGSIDVSSHNSDVYGASCSSDESNAQTTKDIEAEMRRLKLELKQTMDMYSSACKEALTAKRKANELNQWKIEEALKFEKAKLSEEAALAVAEMEKAKCRTALEAAEKAQRMAELEGQRRKQAEIKARNESEDKDRAMNALAHNDVRYRRYSIEEIEEATENFANHRKIGEGGYGPVYKGELDHTPVAIKVLRPDAAQGKKQFQQEVEVLSSIRHPHMVLLLGACPEYGCLVYELMENGSLEDILIRRGNSKPLSWRKRFEIAAEIATALSFLHQAKPEPLVHRDLKPANILLDKNYVSKISDVGLARLVPASVANNVTQYHMTSAAGTFCYIDPEYQQTGMLTTKSDIYSLGIMLLQIITARPPMGLAHHVSRAISRGTLKDMLDPTVPDWPLQEAQAFAAMSLRCAELRKRDRPDLGKDVVPLLIRLKNLGNDAGLTRADES, encoded by the exons ATGGCTCCACCGTACTCGTCAGACGATAGCCATTCTCCGGTAAACTCAACAGTGATTGCCATTGACAAAGAGAAGCATAGCCATTACGCGGTTCGTTGGGCCGTCGACCATCTAGCCAATACCATTCACAACCCACTCATCATTCTTCTTCATGTTCGTCTCAAAAGTTCAAATT ATGGAGGGAATGGAGCCAGTGATGACCTGAACCAGCTTTTCATTCCATATCGAGGATATTGTGCACGCAAAGGG ATTTCCATGTCGGAGGCTGTTATAGACGATTCGGACGTGGCGAAAGCAATATTGGAGTATGTTAATAGCAACCTGGTTAACAATCTTGTGTTGGGAGCATCCGCCAAGAACACATACACATTTGCTAGGTCTCTTATGTTTAGTAAACACCACGACGTGCAAGGTGCCATAATGAAATCGATACCTGATTTTTGTTCAGTCTACGTAATATCCAAAGGAAAAGTTCAGTCTTCTCGACCAGCTCAAAGACCTATCACCAACACACTTGCACCTCCTCGTGTACCCTCCTCTGGCTTTCTAATCCAGTCGTTATCGGATAGCGAGCAAGATCCTGTGCCTAC cGGCCAACGTAGTGCAAGGAGAAAACCTACAGAGATATACCCACACAATCGTACCCCCACCAACCCCACGCAAGAAAGGCACAAAGCCCCTATAAATGGGTCGATGGATTTTAACAATGCCTTTACCCAAGTTGCGTTCCAAAGGAATCCCACGATACAAAGTTCCTTTTCTGACGAATCTGAAGGTGGTATGAGGGGCTCTATTGATGTATCTTCTCATAATTCAGATGTATATGGCGCATCATGTTCTTCAGACGAGTCAAATGCTCAAACAACC AAagatattgaagctgaaatgaGAAGGCTGAAGCTTGAACTAAAGCAAACTATGGATATGTATAGCTCAGCTTGTAAAGAAGCACTTACAGCAAAAAGAAAG GCAAACGAGCTAAACCAGTGGAAAATAGAAGAAGCTCTTAAGTTCGAGAAAGCCAAGCTATCTGAAGAAGCAGCATTGGCAGTGGCAGAAATGGAGAAGGCAAAGTGCAGAACGGCCTTAGAGGCAGCTGAGAAAGCTCAGAGAATGGCGGAGCTAGAAGGACAAAGAAGAAAGCAAGCAGAGATAAAAGCAAGAAATGAATCAGAGGATAAAGACCGTGCAATGAATGCTTTAGCACACAACGATGTTCGTTACAGAAGATACTCCATAGAAGAGATCGAAGAAGCCACAGAGAACTTTGCAAATCACAGAAAAATTGGAGAAGGAGGTTATGGACCTGTGTACAAAGGCGAACTTGACCACACTCCTGTTGCCATTAAAGTCTTGAGACCAGATGCTGCTCaaggaaaaaaacaatttcaacaAGAG GTTGAAGTTCTAAGTAGCATAAGGCATCCTCACATGGTCCTTCTCCTTGGTGCATGTCCAGAATATGGATGCTTGGTTTACGAGTTAATGGAAAATGGGAGCTTAGAGGACATACTCATCCGGAGAGGAAACTCTAAACCGCTTTCTTGGAGGAAACGTTTCGAAATAGCGGCAGAGATTGCTACCGCCCTCTCATTCCTCCATCAAGCTAAACCAGAACCTCTAGTTCACCGCGACCTCAAACCGGCCAACATACTCCTAGACAAAAACTACGTGAGCAAGATCAGTGACGTTGGTTTAGCACGATTAGTCCCTGCGTCAGTAGCTAATAACGTCACGCAATACCACATGACATCTGCGGCAGGAACATTCTGTTACATAGACCCTGAGTATCAACAGACAGGAATGTTAACCACAAAATCAGACATATACTCGTTGGGGATAATGCTGCTTCAGATCATTACCGCAAGGCCTCCCATGGGGCTGGCCCACCATGTCTCGAGGGCGATCAGTAGAGGAACTTTAAAGGACATGCTTGACCCGACCGTGCCCGATTGGCCTCTACAAGAGGCTCAAGCTTTTGCAGCTATGTCGTTGAGATGCGCTGAGCTTAGAAAAAGAGATAGACCGGATCTTGGGAAGGATGTTGTCCCACTACTTATTCGATTAAAGAACTTAGGTAATGATGCTGGTTTAACTCGTGCTGATGAAAGCTAA